Part of the Drosophila kikkawai strain 14028-0561.14 chromosome 3L, DkikHiC1v2, whole genome shotgun sequence genome is shown below.
CCTAAAAACGCACAGCAAAAACCAAGTAACATTCTATGAAGGAGTCGAAATTATTTCGCCTAAAGGAGCACTTATGGGCACACGAAAGGCATAGATTTAGGAACTAATTTGAGGCTACAAATAAAACTAGATGATTGAGAAACACAAGGTTTTTTTAAGAAAGGGTTATAAATATACTTGTATTCCCTGATTATTCAAGGATTTTAAATAATCTCCGATAATCATCGCCAGATTTTTACACTTCGATACTTCGATATATTTTACAGAACATcgatatacataacaaaacgCCGGAAGCTTCCATCTCTATTCGTACATGTTTACCAgctgaaaaaaacaaaattataatttatttataatgtcgAATGGTGGCCTTTGCAAATTGTGCCAGGATAATTTGGCGATAAATGTCGGATTCAAGGTTGGGTCCATGGTTGAGTCGGCCAGCCGGAAACTGCTACAAAGTCTCTTTAAGAGCTATCAAATTCATGtgagtcgtcgtcgtcctacCAAATATAGCAAAGCTCGTATAAACATGCCTGGCTTTCCCACAGGTCTCCATTCTGGAACAAAAATCAAGTATTTGCAAAAAGTGCTACGAGTCGATTTTAAAAATGAGCAAAACCCTCGAGAAATGGAGCAAGGCCCAGGAAGTTTTGAAGGCTAACCCCTTGGACATAGACGACTCCAAGGTATTTGAAGTTGATTCCCAGGAAGAACAGTCCGATGATGACATGTCCATAAAGGAGGAAGGACGTGCCACCGATGATATAGGATTTCTCGAAGACGTAGTACCTCATGCATTTAACATGGTTGAAGGAATCTTCAATTCGCAGAACACTCAGGATCTTACAGCATCCACCAAGAAGAGCCGAATAACTggtaagaaaatataattggTTCTAGTACTATggcaataatattttttacttaaattattagaaataaaCATACTTGGAGAGATACAAAAATCTGTTGAAAGGATGAATTCAGAGATGACATCTCTAAGGAGCGAAGTGGCGACCATAAAATCGAAAGTTTGTGGGGATATCTTCAAGTCCAAAATCATTATGCCGCCTGAACCCTTCGCTACCATGGACGAGTTTCAAAGCTTTGAATCGACACTTAAGGACAACAATATATTTACAACATTTGTAAGTCAATTTTATACAagttgatatatattttatatacttgttatattttatttatttaggtgAACGACTTGTCTTTGTGCTCGGGAAAGtcttttgaaaaatttataagGACTTGTTGGCGCGAAATGGTGTCCGACGAAGTGGCTCGTCAATGCTCGTGGCGTGGAACAGAGTCGAAATTGTGTGTACGAGGGCTGCTAGTTACGGCGGCAGTTAGAGGTgagttataattttgtatatattttgtaaaattttaataaataattctttatAGCCGCCTTTAAGCAAAGATTTGCTTTAGACGATGCAGACTTCGATCGGATAACGCAAAAGTATTTCCAGTATGCGAATGATAGGGTTACAAAATTAacgaataaaaaaattaaaacttaattttcatctcagtaaaaattaattataatattagtAATAAGTTTGTTCtattattgaaataaatatatataagttcTTATGAAATAGAAGATCAGATCAAAGCCAAAAaagtatttgttttaatttagaaagcttttctatgatgaatttaaaatgtaaattaatttatggttttatatgggctcatttttttttttttttttttaattttttataaatttttttaaatacttttaaattttggtATTTCAATGGTATTTTCCTTATAAATTCTGCATGCTATAGTATTAAGAAAATACTATTAaaatttggtattttttagaaacaaatgttatttttaaatttattcttaaaTGCGATAGTATTATGTATTCTTGTCAGTGCAGTCACCCTGCTTATACCTTTTCTGTCTCTATCTAGCACATTTATTtcttacaaaacaaaaagtcaTTGCAGCGATAAAaatactatataaatataggtatttcgatgatatttttaatgagACACAAAgagtattttttgtatttttgagatacaaatcgtattttttttttattcattcttGGATCCTATAAGTGTGGTCACCCTGTTTATATGTTCACGTTGAAAGTAAATGAATAATTCCTGTAAAATGTCAGATAATGTCCTTTGTAAATTGTGCCACGATAATCTCGCTGTAAATGTCGATCTCAAGGTTGAGTCGGCCAGCAGGAAACTGCTCCAAAGGCTCTTGAACAGCTACGAAATTGATGTGAGTCTAAACTATACTTCCTAAATATCGTATAAGTACATTATCCTTTATTTTATAGGTGTCTGTCCTGGAGGAACAATCAAGCATTTGCAAACAGTGCTTCGGCTTGGTTTTACATATGAGCGAAACCCTTGAGAAATGGAGCAAGGCCCAGGAAGTGCTCAAGGCCATTCCTTTAGACATCGACGACTCCAAGATATTTCAAATCAAGTTGGAGCCCGACTCAGATGCCCAGTTCTCGGAGATTCAAGAAGAGTTTTTGCCAGAAGATAATGTCATGTCTATAAAAGTGGAAGAACCCCAAACGGACGACATAGAGATAATAGAGGGCGACGAGGATCCAATAGAAGAGTTATCCTCCGATGACACCTTAAGCTCTGATGACGAAGTAGTAAGCTCCGAAGAAAGTGACAAGGAAATGTCAGCAGATAAAGCAAATACCGATTGGAGATCGAATCCCCAGAACTTCTTCTGTGTGTGCCTAGGACCCGATGGCTTGGCCTTAACCATACTGTTCAAGGACAAGACAAAGGAGAGCAACATTCGGATGCTGTGCACCTGCTGCAACCAGTTGTTTGCCACCTTATCTGATATCCAAAAGCACGCGTCCAAAAGCCGTGCACTTCCCGAGTACTGGTGCGGCGTCTGCGATGCCATTTATCCGAGCTTCTTCGAACTAAAGGTGCACGAGCGAATAAAGAAACACTCGAGGCCAAAGACCAGGGCCATGGTCATGCGATGCCTTAAGTGCGGAACGAGGAGCAAGCAACTGAGTGAGGCTATCAGGCACGAGAACGAAGCCCACGACAAGTCCTCCCTTGAGTGTCACAAGTGCCGGGTGACCTTCGAGGTCCGCGAGTTCTTCCAAAAGCATCTACTGAAGCACCAAACCTACCTGTGTCGATATCCAAACTGCTCAACACGATACCGATCGTTGCCAGGTTACACAAAGCACCTGGCCTGGCACAATAACCACAGATCCGAGTGTCCCATCGACGGTTGTACCGTCATAATGAATCCAAGGGGTCACGATCTGCACCTAAGGACGCACCTGTCACCGCAGGCACGAGCCAGCTTGGCACGAGCCAGCTTGGTTAAAAGGAAAAGACAAGCACATAATTCttggtaataaaataaaatatttaattatttataaggcaaaactttaaattaaatgaggtaataaaaatgtggttttgttataataaatgtatgaatttgGTTAATTTAAAATCGAGCATATAATCGATTTTTCAATCATAAAATACATCGATATTAATTTTcacaaaaaattgaattattttcaGCTCGCTATTCGAttattttaacaataattatcGATGTTTTTCCAAGCTtcgatatttatttgttaatcgctttatcgatagtatcgactTGGTATCGATAAAATCATTGATTATTTTCCAGCTCCAATTTTTCATCTGCCCGAAAATAATTGATAAAAGCGTAAAAAATGTCGGAGGAGCGACGGTGCAATTTGTGCCGGGAGGAGCAGGCGATGGAGGTTGATCTCGAGAAGCCCATGTATAAGGCAGTAAACCAACTGCTTCAGAAGCTCTTTGAATGCTACAAAATTGATGTAAGTCTGTACATGCATACGTGCATACATATGCACATCTATAGATCCTACAAGTATACCTATCCACAGATCTCCATCCTGGGAGAGAGCTCTTGCATTTGCCAAGCGTGCTTCGATGGGGTTCTACACATAAGCGAATCTCTGAAGAAATGGAGCAGGGCCCAGGAGGGACTGAAGGATACACCACTGGAAATAGACGACTCTAAGGCGTTTCAGGTCAAGCTAGAGGTTCCATCCTCAGACGATGAGGAAGAGATATCCCCAGAAAAGGATGATGAGATGGATGAAGAGGCAGCGCCAGAAAAGGATGATGAGATGGACGTCGCAGAGGATAAAACTATTGAGGCTACAGAGGAAACAAAAACTCCGCAAGGAGAAGGTCCGAAAGGCACCCCAAAGAAGTCGGACTTTTTCTGCGTTGCCATCGGGCACGATGGAATGGTAATCGCAAAATTGTTCAAGGACAATACCAAGGCCAC
Proteins encoded:
- the LOC108083164 gene encoding uncharacterized protein encodes the protein MSNGGLCKLCQDNLAINVGFKVGSMVESASRKLLQSLFKSYQIHVSILEQKSSICKKCYESILKMSKTLEKWSKAQEVLKANPLDIDDSKVFEVDSQEEQSDDDMSIKEEGRATDDIGFLEDVVPHAFNMVEGIFNSQNTQDLTASTKKSRITEINILGEIQKSVERMNSEMTSLRSEVATIKSKVCGDIFKSKIIMPPEPFATMDEFQSFESTLKDNNIFTTFVNDLSLCSGKSFEKFIRTCWREMVSDEVARQCSWRGTESKLCVRGLLVTAAVRAAFKQRFALDDADFDRITQKYFQYANDRVTKLTNKKIKT
- the LOC108083008 gene encoding zinc finger protein 200-like, which translates into the protein MNNSCKMSDNVLCKLCHDNLAVNVDLKVESASRKLLQRLLNSYEIDVSVLEEQSSICKQCFGLVLHMSETLEKWSKAQEVLKAIPLDIDDSKIFQIKLEPDSDAQFSEIQEEFLPEDNVMSIKVEEPQTDDIEIIEGDEDPIEELSSDDTLSSDDEVVSSEESDKEMSADKANTDWRSNPQNFFCVCLGPDGLALTILFKDKTKESNIRMLCTCCNQLFATLSDIQKHASKSRALPEYWCGVCDAIYPSFFELKVHERIKKHSRPKTRAMVMRCLKCGTRSKQLSEAIRHENEAHDKSSLECHKCRVTFEVREFFQKHLLKHQTYLCRYPNCSTRYRSLPGYTKHLAWHNNHRSECPIDGCTVIMNPRGHDLHLRTHLSPQARASLARASLVKRKRQAHNSW